cactgcttcaggaagatttggagtacaaatgaatcagtgtatcgaatcatgatttggatcgcgtgtcaaactgccaacggctgaaatcacatgactttggcgctccgaacagcagattcgatacactgattcatttatgctccgaatctttctgaagcagtgttttgaaatcggccatcactaaataagtcgttattttgtttttttggcgcaccaaaaatattatcgtcgcgttataatattaatattgaaccactgtgctcacatgaaccaatttaaatatgttttttagtacctttatggatcttgagagaggaaatgtcattgctccctatggaggcctcacagagccatcggatttcaactaaaatatcttaatttgtgttccgaagattaacgaaggtgtggaacggcatgagggtaagtaataaatgacagaattttcatttttgggtgaactaaccctttaacatcagTGAATCCCTTCCCACCCCCAATCAGATAgatgtgttgttgttgtaaaataaaactgaacatgtTTCAATGTAGCTCTGCTCTCATGCTCTGTCTGATGCCAAATAGTACAAAAACTGGACAAATTCCTGTAATTTACAGTGCTGTAATGAATTGCAAATGGACTCAATCAACCGCAGCATGCTGCAGACAATAACACAAAGAGTCTGGCtgaagaaaaaagagaaaaactagAGGTCACACACATTCTTAGATTTATGTCCACCCCAAATGCATAGGCTCTATTAAAAATGCCCATCTTGCTCTGAATGAGAGGAAACAAAGGGTAACCTTTTATATCAGTCCCTGGCGAGTTATGATAAATGAACTCGGCTTGGAGCAACACTATGAAACACAATTGAGTGAATTTTTGAAGGACACAGATTGAATTTTGATATATACAACAATATTTGACTTTGATCAAATGTTTCTTATACAGTCACAAAAATTATGTGTTCAATTAAGTGGTCGAATTTGCCAAAGTCACAGGAAATTGTCTTAGAAATGATGTTTGAAAGTGAGAAGCACTTCACACAGATCCAGGCTAACAGATGTTGTCTGTAATAAAGCACAATTTAGCATGACACTAAAACCAATTAGCTTTCTAATGTGCACATTCATGGGTACTTCATTTGTTGCGCATTGGCCAAGGAATGAAATGGTTTCATGCATCAGTCACTTTGTCATTTCCCTTGATGAGGGAAGTGATACTCTGACACTATATCCTTCACCCCAGGAgcctaaaataaacattcttaTGCCAGCTGACTTATCACAGTGCAAACCTCACATCACATTGCTGACATCTAGTGTTAGACTGTAGCTAATGCATAGGAATAATATCACTGATGAGTCTATAAGGGCCTGTCCCAATACCCACAATTTTAGTCTTGGTCACTTGTGACTCTGTTTGAGCGTGGCTTGTTCGCTCCActaatatagatcagtggtgaTTTTTGACATCCATTTGACATCCACACACTGATATTCTTTCGACCACTAAAAAATAACGACACAAAAGCAATGCAATGAAagaaaatacaaagttctgtcatgaaactctacaTGCGCAGGCTAATACGTTCTTAACTCAACTGCTCGTAATCACATCATTATATCTATAGgacacagatgattggttcctgctgtattagtagccaatgagcttgcatgcTCAGTCTTCAAATACATGAGTAGCATTTGCCTTTGCAGTGCAGCACGCTTTCataaaccctccaccttccccagctccacctgtatagatctgctacgggtaattcatgtacgctatactgtacagcagcagcatgtcttacttgctaaCGGCAGCAtgtcgtgtatgtattggcagtagcaaatcccgtacttgctctgcagcagcagcaataatcagcagcagcagcgtagtaCATTTATTCCaacaagaccaaacatatcaacattgtcatacccattaccatgccaaacactcagagagttgtcatgacaggacttttattcagcaaacttcaaatcaataatacaaatgtaaataaaaacaaaactgcaccTATTCTGATTGAGAACAAAGATTAATGGCTGTCTGGCCCTTCTGGCGTCCCATACGGAGATAGTTCTTTATGGATTTTGATGATGTCAGCCTCAGACAATTCTGGATTTGACTGCTGTACAGCACCTGTATGAAGATGGAACACCTTGTATCATTTTAAGACATTATAAACTACAGCATTAATTACAAGATTTTCAGCCACCATCACTCATACTAACATACTGTAGCAATCCACAAAATAATTAAAGCTCTATAAACAAGCATGGATAACCATCTAGATCAGTAATCCTCACTATTTCTTCCAAGTAAGCCACAACAACAGGATAAAGTCAACAAGCAAGTCACCACAATAAAAAACACACACGGAAATACACATCTGCCTAATATGCAATGCATTTAGCCACTGCCATTCTAATAATACAAAACTGTTAAGGTGTACAAGTTGctttaaaggtggggtaagcagatttaaaaaaatgctgttggACATTGATGATATCCATTCACTGATGTCCTATTGATGTCGAAAAAAACccccatcaaattgacgtcaaaaaCTTGACATCCATTTGACGTCCACatactgatgtccaattgatgttgaaaaaaatatcaaattgacgtcaaaaaACAGGTCAAAAATGCAAATCAAACTGATGTCAAAAATTTGATGTCCACACACTGATATCCAAatgatgtcaaaaaaaaaaaaaaaaaactcaaattgacgtcaattttttaaaaattcatgtgCACTCAATCATTAATCCATCttgcaacatctcttctcttttctCATCTTTTCTCAGgaaaacctgtcactcacatgacatcacagcaatggCAAACCACAAAGATCccaattcctgatggacaaaatcaagtcctgccctatATGTTTTCTATATTCCATTTCACTGGAATTATTTCACAATGGGGGTTATGAGCAAAAACCTTACAAACAAACAACTTCATGCTCTTTTGTATGTGCTTCGTTAAATATAAAGCTGTTTTATTCAAGATACCTTCAAAGGAGCAGGTTAAGATGAGCATAATcgatgtccatccctttatgcaGATGGATATctaaaagtttatttttcttcttctcactAACATTAgatattaaaatagaataaaatggcAACAATAAAAAAGGACTATAGCTAGGTTAGCTGATTATCTTAAAAAATCCATCACTGTCAGTTCGTACTGCTCGTTCTTATTAACACTGACAAGCGAATGCAACAAGACCTGGGCTGTGTACAGTCCTGACAAtacgttgcaaaacgtttttttaaacagaaatgatggtgcgttgaacaccctgttctgatgatgcaagagttgcaactatggcagctgagaagaccattctttgtgttctctTTTGCTATGCTATATTTTTACTACAAAACTCTTACGACAAACATGTCTTCTAATATCTTCAGTCGTGGCGTATAGCTGCAGCGGACACATTTGTAAACGACTTTACTTGGACCCATTGTGcaagctgtctctttaatacatatttcactaaaatgtttttgctgGATCTCAAAATAGATTATAACTCTATAAGTGGGTCTTAGTATGAAAACATTTGGGaattctcttaaaaaaaaactttaagtgtgctattagtataataattttaaacagaaaaattATAGTTTCAATCTACTTTTTAGAAATATATGTATAAGTATACGACTTACATTGACAGAAAAGTCTAAGTATATTTAAGGTATACTTGTATTCAATCTTTCAAAGATAGTAACTATTCAAAGATGgtaaattaaatattctaagTATACTCAGCTTGTAGTTCACTCTTTTGATTGAGTATCCTATTAAATCCTTTTTCAAATAGATTTACTCTTATAAACGTACATGTTTTGGCATCCAAtacaatagttttttttttttttttttaattgatttataaagaaaacaaatatgtTCCTAATTCTGAGTATGAGAATTTTTGTGTAGTCCACTGGTAGTGTACATAGTTACTGAATGCAtggactttcttttttttgttaaatcctgccaaaatatgaaatatttacaaatactCTAAAAATAGGGAAAGTTAATagaacatttaatatattttgtgatGTCAAGATTCATTTCTTGTTTTGAATAACACATTTATCAGTTACAAGTCATTTGACCAGAGAGCGGAATTACTGACAGGAAAAAAAGAGGAATACAAAGAGGATGGCAAAAGATAGACCAACAGCTACAGTAGGAATCAAATCAAGACAACAGTCCAAATGAATGCAACTTTAAATATCTACAAAAAAATCTACTAAcctataagaaaaaaataattctgtaatctgtacattttattttgcgACAAGACATGGCAGTCTATTGTCTAGAGTGGTTTAATTAATAATGGGTattaaaaattgcatttttacagaaattgcttGTCAGATAACAAAATTTAACAAAAGTGAACACTGTAAAATTTAACCAGATAAATAACATTGTACAATGCTTCTTTTCACTGCGATTAAGTAACTGCTCATCTTAGCTATAAACACTTATATAAAACTCTCATTAGGACAATTGTTATGCCCACAAGTGATATACTTGCATAAAACATGCAAAAGTAATAAGTTAAGAAAAGCCTTACATTACACATTCACAGTTGAGCACTGTCGTTTTAAATTAAGACcttaaaaaatgtaaagaagTTAAGCTACCTTGTACAAGATTGAAGTTCATAGCTCAAAGTTTTTGTTCACAGCACACAATTACAATTTTGAAAAAGATACTAGGACACTTCACATAGTGCCTGAAAACTTTTTTAACAGGAAAAATCTGAGGTAGCAAAGCCAAATTTTGTGAACTTTGGATAAAAGAAAGTCTTTTAGCATAGTGCATAATGCCTAAAATGCAAACCAAAACTTTTGTATTAAATATGTAcagaaattaagaaaatatagttttgttgtttttttttttccttcacaaaTTGCTGGTCCTGAGAAAGAACATTACACCTTTTCTTACTATACATATTAAAAAGAAATATCCCATCATACACAATATACAAAAGCATTACACAAACTGTCATTACAAAAAGTCAATGGTAAATAGCCAAGCAGATACTTtgaatgtgtatatgtgtacaTAAGATGAGATGTTACTGATTATGCAAAACAAtcttgtgagaaaaaaaaaatcacatctgTACAACAATATACATCTTTAAGAGATCAAACTCTGAAAACTGGGGCAGTGTCCACAATCCGTAAACATTTTGTGTCAAGGCAGTAAATTTGGTTTAAATTTGGTGCtcaattgcaaaaaaaagtcaaaGATTTAAAAAAGACAGCAAGCTGCTACGATTCATTCCCTGTCTGATGTTTAATGTCATCCTGAGGAAAGTTTGATTTGCCCCAAGTGTCCGTAACAGATTGAGTCTGTGAGTTCTCAGTAAATCCTAGGGAAAATGCGGTACGGGACAGCTTTGCAGTACTCTTCCCATGCAGAGCCGTACTTTTTCCTGCACTGGCGCTCGTCCCGTGCATTACGGTGCACCAGCAGAGTGGTCAAGTAGATCAGGTAAAAGTACGGGATCAAATGGTTGAATCCTACAGGAAAAGATGGTGGAATTGAATCAAAACAGACTGATAAGACGGCTTAATTTCATCAGAAAGGTGAACTGAAGCTGAAAACTTACCACACGGTAGAGACCATGCCAAACCCATGATGATATCACCCAGGTAATTAGGATGACGGACGAACCCCCAGAGACCAGACACAATAAGACTCTTTCCAGTTGCAGTGGGAATAGTTTTAAGGTCTGATAAGATGAAGAAAATAACAATTTAGACCAAACAACCTTATGTTTATTCTTTTGTTTCATccgtttcaaaacacttacgaGACACTGTCGGGTCAGAAGGGTTTTTCCTGAAGGCAAACTTCTGAGAGTTGGCTTTCCGGAAGATGTAGTATCCAACTCCTGATGGAGAAGTTAAAAAACGCAAGTTTAAAGTCTGAGCACATCAATATCCTGTTATTATTGGCTGAATTagtatctatatatctatatactTTATGGTGTAGCTAaagaaaaaacaggaaaaaatgtGTCAGAAACTGACCATTCATAGCGATGAGGGTAACGATCCAGTATACAGAGAGTTCGTTGGGATGGGTTACTAAATAGTATGCTTGACAGGTGAATGTAAAGGGAACAAAAGCCAGATCTCCAAATGTCAACATAAATCCAAAACCATCATAGACTATGTCCATCATGGTCAGAAGTTTCTCCTGAAATACAGAGTGATTTAATTAGAATCAGTTCATGGTTTCCATATTGCATAAAGTAATAACTATTTGTTTTGGAAAACCCTTGATGTACCTCATGCCAAAAGCCATCAACAACCCACAGGAGCTGGAAGATGTTGACCAGGAGCATCGCTGGAGAGGGCATCTTCAGATTCTGGTGCTTCACTTCAGCGAGCAACATCGCAAAGTTAATCAATACCTGTGGAAACAAGCAATAATTATGTTTCTTcaataggtaaaaaaaaaagggtacACTTTAACAAGGAAAACAGTTAAAAAGGCAACATTTTGACCACTAGAGGGAgcaaacaaacaataacaatACTCACCCAACCCATCAGGCCTGGGCGCATTTCACAGAAGAACTTGATATCAAAGTTTTTGATGCGGGGATTTAACTCTCTGCCCATGAAGAAGTCATAAATGAAGTAGCCTAGAGGAATAAAAAGAATAAGCATAATCTTTTAAAATCTATAAACTTTAGCCAACACATACATGGAAATCCTTCCTTGCAATCTctataaattgtattaaaaggctTATTTAGTATTCATAAATAACTATGAATGGTCTATTTTAACTAGCACTGTGGAAAGTAACAGGAAATGCATGACAGCTCTATCAGGATGATCATGGTGATGAGAAACTTTAAAAGCCACTGAAGTGAAAATACTCAAAATGGGAGAAGGATCTCACACTATTCATCTTACCAGAGTTCCCTCCAGGAGCGAGCTCTTCTTCAGATGCCCAGCGGGAGCGAATGAACAGGTAGACGCTGAGAAGAATGACGATGAGCAGGGATGAGGTGTAGAACTGCAGGAAGTGAGCATGGATGTAGCTGAGGTCCACCTGGTACAGGGCAACAACTACTGCCACAGCTGTGAGGAGGAGCGCATAGAAACCTGACGGAGAATAGAATCGGAGATCGTCAAACAGCTCGCTCACAAATATTGAGTAGTGAagcttttaaaatcaaattttacgtttttttttttttttttcaattatttgtCGAAACAAAAACTTTATTCCGTTAACATTAGAAATAACAGCATAAAATGTATCAAAACTGACCATTAATCCTATATTTCAAAGTTTTCCCATTCTTGAGAGGCATTCCTTCAACGAGCTGTAGGGtggagagatagagagagaagcAGGATTTACATGTGACCACTATTGTGTTGTtattaactaaaacttaaaaaagttgttttttgttaaatgaaataaagctaaaataaaatataaatattagatgaaaaacttaaaaatgttgCCTTGTACTGCAGATATCATGGAGTATAAACTAAAACATTGACCAAAACTAAGTTCAGAATTTTACTCGGCATTGAATTATTGCTAGGCAATCAGGTCCTTTTTGTTTCAGAAAAACCCAGAATCATCTTGAAATAATCTATTTAACCTCAAACTCATGGAAAAGCATCGCAATTTTTAGATTCTATCTTAATTACCCTTAAGCGGCTGGAAACTAAACCAGATGTTTTCCAGAGAGGCTCTCTATCTGCATGCCACCTCCAGTGATTAATCTAATCTAGCCTGCTTTGCTGCAGCTAACAGGCAAATCAGAAACAAGAGCCACAGAGTTATGTGGTCATGTGCCTAAACCTAGGTCACGGGGAGTCATGTGATTGCAGACAGTACCTTTCCGACAGGGAGCAGGGAGAGGACGGCCTGGAAAAGAAGCCAGAGCAGGACAATGCCAAAGACTTGCCAATCCCAGAGAGACTGAAGGGTAGGAAGATCAAGAGGAAAGTTCTGCAGACTGGCATCCTTCTGCCCACAGAGAATGAGCAGAGCCAACACAGCCACAGGCAACAGAAACATCAGGAAGAACACACCTGAGAGAGAAGAGGGATGgggataatttattataatattagcCATTGATGCTTGAAAAGCTATTTTAGATTTTAATAGGGGCACAAAAATAATCAGAGAATTTCTGACGAGAATTAATTAATGTTTCCCTGCTTGCTTTACTTAATGTTtgctagggctggacgatatggccaaaatttatatcacgatataattcttaatttcggtcgatacgatataattccgatatcgatatgaactatataatggcctcagaaaaactgccaagaacggccacaacgtctgaaaaatgaatttgccaaatctatgaaatctcttcctataaaactatataatatttaagaaataaaaacagtacaaatacatttatgttcagcttttatttgtatttagccttcatacaaacataaataaacataagactcactcacttttgtaatattaatatctttaacattaaacaataacgtaggctgattttattatccttaatatagattaaaacaaaagtgcTTCAGCCAAGATAAAAATTgtgaacagtaaaaacagaaaacagtgcTATTAGCACGTACCGAAACCATGACCCTAAAAATaagactactgtcaaataaaaataaagaaaataagaacaaacaatcaaactacaagcaaataagtacatcacaaataagtacaataaagcaaatattcaaataaaataaacagtgcttttcaggttctCAGGTATCTAACAGCAGTTTTTAGGTACAGAATGGATAGAGTAATCACAtatccacctgtttccgcggggcgctactgtaaaagagaacgtgggtacaacttccggtAAAGCGGCGGAAGTagcataccaatggtattttgtgtgctaattagcgaagaggctaagtgtttttgggatcattgtttactttgtaaagtaaatctttatgagagatgtcgttacggtgttcagggacaacatctcagtttactacattcttagttaataatatcacaatacaataaacagttttcgtgtccttaattgctctttactttactgaccttccacaaaagtgctgctgcatgactagagcATCCTGACCCTGCAATACATGAACAACCCGCTGTCTGTACTTCACCCGTCACTGATGCACCAAAGCGATGTGATATTTTACTCCTAATGTGTCGTGCGTGCCAGAGTCAGTcacgtttccactgtcatatatgCGATGCTAAAGGCTTCTTATGTTAACCACTgcgataataaatacacacgtttatggaaaatatcagagactgcttgaggaaTGAAGACAATTCGTATGTTATtataattgtgtatttatttggtttaatgttttatctgtctcttccatgcctgttgattcctgacaaatgcatatctttcacacactccggttaactcgtataactcataactcctgttgtcttctcatgagctccctctgttgctctggctgaaaggatcaggATCAGGATAGAGAGATCCCGCAAACATCCTCGGATAGCAATCAtcgcataatttagaggaaaataaatagaaatgctcAGAAAAGTAACGTAAACATAGGGcatgttatcaatatatttctaaatgtgtaagcctttgGATTTAAAAGCCTCAGAGGAGTTGTTTTTTGCGTTCTTGTGAtcgcaaataaatggaagcatgcgcaactgaataggtctgtgttttctttttatgtcaatataaatatcagttagatttagcatgattgatgtgcactcctgacataaattaatacattactattactgtaacttttttttattgtaaaacattgttgaaATATTGATACcggaatcttaaatctttaagtacaaaaacaaacgttcgcaagtttggatcgttaaatcttgaatgactgtcaactgttgaatgaatgagtgtcacgtccagcttgtttacttcgaaccggaagacgctcccacgtttgacgcaaggcctcatggggcgtaggaaacttgtggataaaataacactgcatattatctttactgtataaaataaataatatcaatcattattgaagttacaaaaactattcagtcaagagcagtgagtgatttctttgttatttgttgtttgatttaacattaaaaacaggcagcaggaatatttttttccatttaagacatgcacgatccagtagctacatatatactgttacacatgcgatgtctttctcgactgttatacgttcacttaagacataaccgactatatttgctaggatactcgccaagacgggcatgttgacttattttttgtatgaatttgtccgccgaagcgcaagacttgaaagagaagtcagtatttgcgcgctgactgaaataagcgtgtgcgcgcgtcgcatgagcgcacacaaatcttctcacagcgcgtgcgagttctctctctttcgcgtcttgttcttgaaggtttaaatcagcaaagcttaaatgagtttagtttaaacagatagcatcgtgtgctgttcaggtctcacctgcgctcgcgcgctatcaacacccgtaTGAtaacggcgtaaatgactggacattagagcatacggcactagctgttaacagtttacaaagagtgactgttttgtccacgctttttgattatcgttgttgtaacgttttgcgcatccatcgactgaaacatacattatctgaactctgtctgtctgttttccatgttgctattttaaacaaaccatattaatgCTGAGAACTGGCTGATGGCTGCGTGTCTCTGTGGTGCACGTCATCACGCCAATGGCCAATCgcgttctgctctttctaacgGCTGCGCCTCAAGGAAGTGAGAAATGTTGTAATGTATATATCGAAAtaccggaaatgtgtttaaaaatcatatcaccgttatcgagaaaaattatatcgcgatatatattgatattgaattattgtccagcTCTAATGtttgcattaaagggatagttcacacaaaaatgaaaattctgtcatcatttactcaccctcaggttgttccaaacctgtaagaatttctttgttctgttgaacaaaaagaaagatattttaaagaacgtttgtaaccaggctgctttggggcaccattgactatagaagtcaatggtgccccagaactgttcggtttcccacattcttcaaaatatcttcctttgtgttcaacaaaacaaagaaatttatacaggtttggaacaacctgagggtgagtaaatgatgacagaattttcatttttgggttgaactatcccttttaaagaggccatattctacactttttttttgtttacatgtaCTTATGTTAGTCAAAATTTAGTTTCATGACAGAATACTGGACAGATGTTAATAAAAATGGGTAAAAGTCTTTTTAAAGTGCTCTGACAAACATTTTACCTCAAAGAATTGCGCTGTGAATATCTGCACTgtacaaaattacattaaatcacTGACAAGACTCACCAACTCTTCCACCAAACTCCAGATCAGTTGTCTTGATGGCAGCAGGTGTTTTAGTTTGCGATACTACCTCTGTCTCTTCCTTTTTCTCCAACTCTACTTCCTTGCCATCGCCCTGGTCCTTCCTGCGACGTAGATTGTAGCGTCCACCTGCCTGGTTCTCTGATTCAGTCACTGTCTTCTGCTGTTAGAGCATTACAATGAGTCAAGACagcatactaaatgtaaacactTTCTTTactcaatacaaaaaaaattcaaaccaattaaaacaataaataatttcaCACCTATAAAAACAGAAACACAGTCATCCAAAAGtctgggatcagtaagatttcttttaaagaaattaatactttaattcgGCAATGATGcattatcaaaagtgacagtataaGGGATTTATGAtacaaatatttctatttcaaacaaaatatcaagcaagcagcacaactgtgatttctgaaggatcatgttactctgaagactggagtaatgatgataaattttcagctttgccattacaagAATAAATAGCATTTTATAATCTATTAAAACAGTTAAAATGGCAACAATAGATAAccgcagccttggtgagcaaaaggcttatttcaaagacat
This genomic window from Chanodichthys erythropterus isolate Z2021 chromosome 4, ASM2448905v1, whole genome shotgun sequence contains:
- the lbr gene encoding delta(14)-sterol reductase LBR; protein product: MPAARFQSGDTVMGRWPGSNLYYEVKVLSYDSKTRLYTVIYKDGTELELKESDITSTIVFKQGVVRSRSRSRSRSPGRTRRSRSRSPARTSRRSSSRTTDVRKEKLKEALEVRLTPVPMTHENNSNSTHEKKEENNTASKVTEQKTVTESENQAGGRYNLRRRKDQGDGKEVELEKKEETEVVSQTKTPAAIKTTDLEFGGRVGVFFLMFLLPVAVLALLILCGQKDASLQNFPLDLPTLQSLWDWQVFGIVLLWLLFQAVLSLLPVGKLVEGMPLKNGKTLKYRINGFYALLLTAVAVVVALYQVDLSYIHAHFLQFYTSSLLIVILLSVYLFIRSRWASEEELAPGGNSGYFIYDFFMGRELNPRIKNFDIKFFCEMRPGLMGWVLINFAMLLAEVKHQNLKMPSPAMLLVNIFQLLWVVDGFWHEEKLLTMMDIVYDGFGFMLTFGDLAFVPFTFTCQAYYLVTHPNELSVYWIVTLIAMNGVGYYIFRKANSQKFAFRKNPSDPTVSHLKTIPTATGKSLIVSGLWGFVRHPNYLGDIIMGLAWSLPCGFNHLIPYFYLIYLTTLLVHRNARDERQCRKKYGSAWEEYCKAVPYRIFPRIY